A genomic region of Nostoc sp. UHCC 0702 contains the following coding sequences:
- a CDS encoding STAS domain-containing protein → MKAVALIGTMSESKIPEILKTFEADLLLEWTQELATVNIRRGLIKEAELKEECREFLSLFRIAVGQGKLTNIQAAAWQDMREILTSISRSRSEKGFTPSETATFVFSFKQPLFNRMRQQLKDPIELGEEIWLATSLLDQLGLLTIEVYQKMREEVILRQQEELMELSTPVVKLWEGILALPIIGTLDSARTQVMMESLLQKILETGSEVAIIDITGVPTVDTLTAQHLLKTVTAARLMGADCMISGIRPQIAQTIVYLGIDLADVTTKATLADAFLTALKRLGATITRSQPK, encoded by the coding sequence ATGAAAGCGGTTGCCCTTATAGGAACGATGAGCGAAAGTAAGATACCAGAGATCCTGAAAACCTTCGAGGCAGACCTGCTGTTGGAGTGGACTCAGGAGTTAGCCACTGTCAATATTCGCAGAGGCTTGATTAAAGAAGCCGAACTCAAGGAGGAGTGCCGGGAATTCCTTAGCTTGTTTCGTATCGCCGTTGGGCAGGGCAAGTTGACCAATATTCAGGCAGCGGCGTGGCAGGATATGCGGGAGATACTGACCAGCATTTCTCGATCGCGATCAGAAAAAGGCTTCACACCGTCAGAAACAGCTACATTCGTCTTTTCGTTCAAGCAACCCCTCTTTAACCGAATGCGTCAGCAATTGAAAGACCCCATTGAGTTGGGTGAAGAGATCTGGCTAGCCACAAGCTTACTGGATCAGCTGGGATTGCTGACAATTGAAGTTTATCAAAAGATGCGGGAAGAGGTCATTTTGCGGCAGCAGGAAGAGTTGATGGAGCTGTCTACCCCAGTGGTTAAACTCTGGGAGGGAATTTTGGCATTGCCCATTATTGGCACCCTGGATAGTGCCCGCACTCAAGTGATGATGGAGTCGTTATTGCAGAAGATTCTCGAAACAGGGTCAGAAGTTGCCATCATTGACATTACTGGGGTTCCCACTGTCGATACCCTCACCGCTCAACATCTGCTTAAGACCGTTACTGCCGCCCGTCTGATGGGAGCTGATTGTATGATCAGTGGTATTCGTCCTCAAATTGCCCAAACGATCGTTTATCTCGGCATTGATTTGGCAGATGTAACCACCAAGGCAACATTAGCCGATGCCTTTCTCACGGCGCTAAAACGGTTGGGAGCAACTATTACCCGCTCTCAACCCAAATAA
- a CDS encoding STAS domain-containing protein, translating into MERIPILKMGNLLLVTIQVDMHDRLAIELQDDLTNRIAQTGAQGVLIDISALEIVDSFIGRILGNIARMSRVLNAQTVVVGMQPAVAITLVELGLSLTGIRTALNVEKGMALLRSSLNEITNQVAATKWRADDDAED; encoded by the coding sequence ATGGAACGCATTCCCATACTCAAAATGGGCAATTTACTGCTTGTGACGATCCAAGTGGATATGCACGATCGCCTTGCCATAGAGCTACAGGATGACTTGACCAACCGCATCGCTCAAACTGGCGCTCAGGGTGTCTTGATCGATATTTCGGCATTAGAGATTGTTGATTCCTTCATTGGTAGGATTTTAGGCAACATTGCCAGAATGTCACGAGTGCTAAATGCCCAAACAGTTGTCGTGGGGATGCAGCCTGCTGTGGCCATTACCTTGGTGGAATTGGGGCTGTCGCTGACGGGCATTCGCACCGCCCTCAACGTAGAAAAGGGCATGGCACTGTTGCGATCGTCACTCAATGAAATCACAAATCAGGTCGCTGCCACTAAATGGCGTGCAGATGACGATGCAGAAGACTGA
- a CDS encoding anti-sigma regulatory factor, translating into MQKTETINIQSSGDVVLVRQAVRQLAVEIGFGLVDQTKIVTAASELARNTLEYGGGGTVKLETLQEGRRRGIRLTFEDRGPGIPDIDLALKDGFTTGGGLGMGLGGAKRLANEFEIQSVVGEGTRVTIVRWK; encoded by the coding sequence ATGCAGAAGACTGAAACGATCAATATTCAATCTTCTGGTGATGTAGTCTTAGTTCGGCAAGCCGTGCGCCAGCTGGCCGTGGAGATTGGCTTTGGCTTAGTAGACCAAACTAAAATTGTGACCGCCGCCAGTGAGTTAGCCCGCAATACCCTAGAATATGGGGGAGGTGGCACAGTCAAGCTAGAAACGCTTCAGGAAGGGAGACGACGAGGAATCCGGCTGACCTTTGAAGATCGAGGGCCGGGTATTCCCGATATTGATCTGGCGCTGAAGGATGGGTTCACGACGGGGGGTGGGTTGGGTATGGGACTGGGTGGTGCCAAACGACTTGCCAACGAGTTTGAGATTCAGTCTGTGGTGGGAGAAGGAACGCGGGTAACAATTGTACGATGGAAATAA
- a CDS encoding SpoIIE family protein phosphatase yields the protein MRESVAIPITESSQTGEARRVAIGLATRLGFQETERGKVGIVVTEIASNLIQHGQGGVLLLRLIEHDSAIGIEVLSLDKGRGMVDVDECLQDGFSTAGTLGNGLGAIRRLSGLCEIYSIPNQGTALLAHLWSNSTPHLPEKTLEIGAICLPKRGEEVSGDAWACQVDRCRSLLLVADGLGHGSAAATAAAKAVRIFQEHDRSPGAIIEAAHAALRSTRGAVLAIAEIDFEQQSVRFAGIGNIAASIFSFTEHHHLLSHNGTVGHEIRKIQEFSYPWYANGLLIMHSDGLDSKWQLDRYPGLSQKHPSLIAGVLYRDFNRERDDVTVLVAKGMGR from the coding sequence ATGAGAGAATCCGTCGCCATTCCAATTACTGAATCTAGCCAGACTGGAGAAGCCCGACGGGTAGCGATCGGTTTGGCAACTCGGCTCGGCTTTCAGGAAACGGAACGGGGCAAGGTTGGGATTGTGGTGACAGAGATTGCGAGTAATCTGATACAGCACGGTCAGGGTGGGGTATTGTTGCTAAGATTGATCGAACACGATTCAGCCATCGGTATTGAGGTCTTGTCCCTAGATAAAGGACGGGGAATGGTTGATGTGGATGAGTGTTTGCAAGATGGCTTTTCCACAGCCGGAACGTTAGGCAATGGACTAGGCGCAATTCGTCGCCTCTCTGGTTTATGTGAAATTTACTCCATTCCCAACCAAGGGACGGCTCTCCTCGCCCACCTCTGGTCAAACTCGACACCCCATTTACCTGAAAAGACCTTAGAAATTGGGGCGATCTGTTTGCCCAAACGAGGGGAGGAAGTTTCCGGAGATGCCTGGGCATGTCAAGTGGATCGTTGCCGCAGCCTGTTGCTAGTAGCTGATGGCTTAGGGCATGGGTCTGCGGCTGCTACTGCTGCTGCAAAAGCCGTAAGAATCTTTCAAGAACACGATCGCTCTCCTGGTGCGATCATTGAAGCTGCCCATGCAGCCTTGCGAAGTACACGAGGAGCAGTACTCGCCATTGCCGAAATCGACTTTGAACAACAGTCTGTCCGCTTTGCCGGAATTGGCAATATCGCTGCCAGCATTTTCTCGTTTACTGAACACCACCATCTGCTGTCTCACAACGGCACGGTCGGACATGAAATCCGCAAAATTCAAGAGTTTAGCTATCCCTGGTATGCCAACGGACTTTTAATTATGCATTCTGACGGATTAGACAGTAAGTGGCAGCTTGATCGCTATCCAGGCTTGAGTCAAAAACATCCCAGTCTGATTGCAGGTGTTTTATATCGAGACTTTAACCGAGAGCGGGACGATGTGACGGTGTTAGTGGCTAAAGGAATGGGCAGATGA
- a CDS encoding response regulator, producing the protein MTVVFTLEIHYEQDVVQARQRTREIAEQLGFDAQDQARLATAVSEIARNAFQYARGGTVEFCVAGEPQAFVIRIQDWGGGIPHLAEVLAGRDTSFTGMGLGIVGSRKLMDFFEMESLPGEGTTVVMSKNLSKRTPTFSDWQLQQIRETVIKRSPQNPYEEIQRQNQELLRTMAELRKREEELTQLNRELEDTNRGVIALYAELDEKADSLQKANDLKTRFLSNMSHEFRTPLNSILSLSRMLLARMDGDLTAEQEKQVTFIQKAASGLSELVNDLLDLAKVEAGKIEVRPSSFEVSDLFATLRGMLRPLLVQGSSVELNVEEPDGIGQIYSDEGKVAQILRNFVSNSLKFTEQGEVRVSAMQTGHTVTFSVSDTGIGIATADQERIFEDFVQIESSLQKQVKGTGLGLPLSRKLTELLGGSIFVRSELGQGSTFTASIPIVYPYTAEFPTLLQPMTDRRLETIASIEPTRLPILAVEDHPETLFIYEKHLQESTYQLIATRTLAQARLVLQQLRPAAIMLDIMLEGQNGWTFLRELKGDETTCTIPVLVITIIDNEKQALALGANGFLIKPADRLPLLNKLNTLINQNKPQKILLIDDDPAYRYLLKQLLVNTQLSILEAMNGWEGLNLAQREQPTAILLDLEMPELSGFDVLKQLKNNSVTQSIPVIIYSSAQLDAEAQSQLAKKSIAILSKETGSQTAAIAQLQDALLKAGLVLDACGQSHV; encoded by the coding sequence ATGACAGTCGTTTTCACGCTGGAAATCCACTACGAACAGGATGTTGTCCAAGCTAGACAACGCACTCGTGAGATCGCCGAGCAATTGGGCTTTGATGCTCAAGATCAAGCAAGATTGGCAACGGCAGTTTCCGAAATTGCCCGCAACGCCTTTCAGTATGCCAGAGGTGGAACAGTTGAATTTTGTGTAGCAGGAGAGCCTCAGGCGTTTGTGATTCGGATTCAGGATTGGGGTGGGGGCATTCCTCATCTGGCAGAGGTTTTGGCAGGACGTGACACCTCTTTTACAGGAATGGGGTTAGGCATTGTGGGCAGCCGCAAGCTGATGGATTTCTTTGAGATGGAATCGCTACCGGGAGAAGGAACAACGGTAGTGATGAGCAAAAACTTGTCGAAGCGCACACCTACTTTCAGCGATTGGCAATTGCAGCAGATTCGAGAAACCGTGATTAAGCGATCGCCCCAGAATCCCTATGAAGAGATCCAGCGACAAAACCAGGAATTACTGCGGACAATGGCAGAGTTACGCAAGCGCGAGGAAGAACTGACCCAGCTCAACCGGGAACTGGAAGATACCAATCGTGGTGTGATTGCCCTCTACGCGGAACTGGATGAGAAGGCAGACTCTCTGCAAAAAGCAAACGACCTAAAAACCCGCTTTCTCTCGAACATGAGCCATGAGTTTCGCACACCGCTCAACTCTATTTTGTCGCTATCTCGGATGCTGCTGGCACGCATGGATGGCGATTTGACTGCCGAGCAAGAAAAGCAGGTAACATTCATCCAAAAGGCGGCAAGTGGATTATCAGAACTGGTCAACGACTTGCTGGATTTGGCAAAGGTGGAAGCTGGAAAAATTGAAGTGCGCCCCAGTTCCTTTGAAGTCAGTGACTTGTTTGCCACGCTGCGAGGAATGCTGCGCCCATTATTGGTTCAAGGCTCCTCTGTCGAGTTGAATGTGGAGGAACCTGACGGCATTGGGCAGATATATAGCGATGAGGGCAAAGTCGCGCAAATTCTCAGAAACTTTGTCTCGAATTCGTTGAAATTTACCGAGCAGGGAGAGGTGCGCGTGAGTGCCATGCAAACCGGTCATACCGTGACCTTCTCCGTATCTGATACGGGCATCGGCATCGCGACCGCCGATCAAGAGCGGATTTTTGAGGATTTTGTACAAATTGAGTCTTCTCTACAAAAGCAGGTCAAGGGAACAGGGTTAGGATTGCCGTTATCGCGCAAACTAACGGAGCTACTCGGCGGCAGCATTTTTGTTAGAAGTGAACTGGGTCAAGGCTCCACCTTTACGGCATCGATTCCGATCGTCTACCCATACACAGCTGAATTTCCCACCCTCCTGCAACCGATGACCGACCGTCGGTTGGAGACCATCGCATCAATTGAGCCAACTCGCCTGCCCATTCTGGCGGTTGAAGATCATCCAGAAACGCTATTTATTTACGAAAAGCACCTTCAGGAGTCAACCTATCAATTAATTGCGACCCGCACTTTAGCTCAGGCAAGGCTTGTCTTACAACAACTTCGACCTGCGGCAATTATGCTAGATATTATGCTAGAAGGGCAAAACGGCTGGACGTTCTTGCGAGAACTCAAAGGAGATGAAACGACTTGCACCATCCCCGTACTCGTTATTACCATCATTGATAACGAAAAGCAAGCACTAGCGCTAGGAGCCAACGGTTTTCTAATTAAGCCGGCAGACAGATTGCCGTTGTTGAACAAACTGAATACGCTAATTAATCAGAACAAGCCTCAAAAAATCTTATTAATTGACGATGACCCCGCCTATCGATATTTGCTGAAACAGTTGTTGGTAAATACACAATTGAGTATTTTAGAAGCCATGAACGGATGGGAAGGATTAAATTTGGCACAACGGGAGCAACCGACCGCGATTTTGCTTGACTTGGAGATGCCAGAGTTGAGCGGGTTTGATGTCCTCAAGCAGCTTAAGAACAATTCCGTCACTCAGTCGATTCCTGTGATCATCTACTCATCTGCACAACTGGATGCAGAAGCGCAGAGCCAATTAGCAAAAAAAAGCATCGCCATTCTTTCCAAAGAAACAGGCTCTCAAACGGCAGCAATCGCCCAACTTCAAGATGCCCTGCTCAAAGCCGGACTTGTTCTAGATGCTTGTGGGCAAAGTCATGTCTGA
- a CDS encoding response regulator has product MSEPRVIILHVDDNEANRYIVTRILQNAGFTVVEAATGAAGLKAATEHQPTLVILDVKLPDISGFEVCRQIKANPETAFIPVLHLSASFIQSQDKAEGLDSGADAYLVQPVEPIELLATVRSLLRIRRAEELALSSAREWQTTFDSIKDGVCLVDTEGIILRCNRAMMQLFCKPAHEILGCVHHELMGAELGIGDGVCFRRAKETHQRQVLEFQSRGRWFAKTIDPVFNEHGTLTGAVFILSDITERKQASAFLQEQNERLNQLMVSLQQQTEQAQQANRIKDEFLAVLSHELRSPLNPILGWAKVLQTSHQDAAKTQYALETIERNAKLQAQLIEDLLDVSRILQGKLSLHTVPVGLTFTIKAALETVRLAAEAKSIQIKTVFEPNVGQVLGDSGRLQQVVWNLLSNAIKFTSQGGRVEVRLERMKDEGEGMNQVDTHPVEYTQITVSDTGMGISGDFLPYVFDYFCQADGTTTRRFGGLGLGLAIVRHLVELHGGTVQAASKGEGQGATFTVKFPLIATAKLNQDDTTFHNRSDFNLNGLQALLVDDDKDSREFITFLLEQYGAQVTEAQSGYDALSSLGQAKFDLLISDIGMPDMDGYTLIRQIRKQSPDQGGEIPAIALTAYAGEIDQQLALAAGFQQHISKPIELEVLMQAILTIVGV; this is encoded by the coding sequence ATGTCTGAGCCACGGGTTATCATCCTGCATGTTGACGATAACGAAGCCAATCGTTACATTGTCACCCGGATTTTGCAAAATGCAGGCTTTACCGTCGTGGAAGCGGCAACCGGAGCAGCAGGATTAAAGGCTGCTACTGAACATCAGCCTACTCTGGTGATTTTGGATGTCAAATTACCAGATATCAGCGGCTTTGAAGTCTGCCGCCAAATTAAGGCAAACCCCGAAACAGCTTTTATTCCTGTGCTACACCTTTCTGCAAGTTTTATTCAAAGCCAGGATAAAGCAGAAGGCTTAGACAGTGGTGCCGATGCTTATTTGGTGCAACCTGTTGAACCCATTGAACTGCTGGCTACGGTGCGATCGCTGCTGCGAATTCGCCGAGCGGAGGAATTAGCTTTATCCTCAGCACGGGAATGGCAAACCACCTTTGACTCGATCAAGGACGGCGTATGTCTGGTAGACACAGAAGGTATAATTCTGCGCTGTAATCGAGCGATGATGCAGCTTTTTTGCAAGCCCGCCCACGAAATCTTAGGTTGTGTTCACCATGAGCTGATGGGCGCAGAATTGGGAATTGGTGATGGCGTCTGCTTTCGCCGTGCTAAAGAAACTCACCAACGGCAAGTTCTAGAATTTCAGTCCAGAGGACGGTGGTTTGCCAAAACCATCGACCCGGTATTTAATGAGCATGGAACTCTCACAGGTGCCGTTTTCATCCTGTCCGATATCACCGAACGTAAGCAAGCATCAGCCTTCCTACAAGAGCAGAACGAGCGCCTCAATCAGCTGATGGTCTCTTTGCAGCAACAAACTGAACAAGCGCAACAAGCCAATCGGATTAAAGATGAGTTTCTAGCAGTGCTGTCTCATGAATTGCGATCGCCCCTGAATCCGATTTTGGGATGGGCAAAAGTTTTGCAAACGAGCCACCAGGACGCAGCCAAAACTCAGTATGCACTCGAAACGATTGAGCGTAACGCTAAACTACAAGCGCAACTGATTGAAGACCTGCTCGATGTGTCGCGCATTCTCCAAGGTAAGTTGAGTTTGCATACTGTTCCAGTCGGTCTAACTTTTACCATCAAAGCTGCCTTGGAAACTGTGCGGCTTGCTGCTGAAGCTAAATCCATTCAGATTAAAACAGTATTTGAACCGAACGTAGGGCAAGTGTTGGGTGATTCTGGTCGCCTGCAACAGGTTGTTTGGAATCTACTTTCCAACGCGATTAAATTTACCTCACAGGGTGGTCGAGTAGAAGTGCGGTTAGAAAGGATGAAGGATGAAGGTGAAGGGATGAATCAAGTAGATACTCATCCAGTGGAATACACTCAAATCACTGTCAGCGACACTGGTATGGGAATCTCTGGTGACTTTCTGCCCTATGTCTTTGACTACTTTTGCCAAGCCGATGGGACAACGACCCGAAGATTTGGGGGATTGGGGTTAGGGTTAGCGATCGTGCGTCATTTGGTTGAACTACATGGAGGAACCGTTCAGGCAGCGAGCAAGGGAGAAGGTCAAGGAGCAACGTTTACAGTCAAGTTTCCACTCATCGCTACGGCAAAACTGAATCAAGATGATACTACGTTTCATAATCGCTCAGACTTCAATCTGAATGGATTGCAAGCACTGCTTGTAGATGATGACAAAGATTCGCGGGAGTTCATTACCTTCCTGCTAGAACAGTACGGGGCACAAGTGACTGAAGCCCAATCAGGATATGATGCTCTGAGCAGTTTGGGGCAAGCAAAATTTGATTTGCTAATCAGTGATATTGGGATGCCCGATATGGATGGCTACACACTAATTCGGCAAATTAGAAAGCAGTCGCCTGACCAGGGCGGAGAAATTCCGGCGATCGCCCTCACTGCTTATGCAGGAGAGATTGATCAACAACTTGCACTAGCAGCCGGATTTCAACAGCATATTTCTAAACCAATTGAGCTAGAGGTACTAATGCAGGCTATTTTAACTATAGTAGGAGTATAG
- a CDS encoding IS4 family transposase codes for MTLRVQILKDKFKQSLGLPFRELLPESIISQAISELGIKYKKRLFDPIVTLWAFLSQVLDTDKTCHNAVSKIIAHLAEENVELPSTDTSAYCQARARLPEELLEKLFNYSAQKLEDKVTQEHLWCGRNVKVIDGSTVSMPDTVENQKKYPQPSTQKEGCGFPIAKIGVIFSLFTGAAVALCIDVLNTHDIKLARKLYRFLKPNDVLLGDRAFCAYADMVAIKKIDCDAVFRKHQARTTTMQKGKIIGDCDKLVTWDKPKKCPNGLSKDEFDALPPSITLREIHYYIDIPGFRTSRISLITTLLDQEIYPRLKIVRLYYQRWQIELDLKHVKTTLGMDILRCKTPSMVRKEIYAYLLAYNLLRSLMWSAGTTYNTPPNRISLQGTRHHFINFLPKLEAANSKKRLRLYRTLLKIIVHKVIPDRPARNEPRATKRRPKAYPRLTQPRQQLRKQLQTA; via the coding sequence GTGACACTAAGAGTACAAATCCTCAAGGACAAATTTAAGCAAAGTTTAGGCTTACCTTTTAGAGAACTGTTGCCAGAATCGATAATAAGTCAAGCAATATCTGAGCTAGGAATCAAATACAAAAAGCGGTTGTTTGACCCAATCGTAACTTTATGGGCATTTTTATCACAGGTTTTGGATACTGATAAAACTTGCCATAATGCTGTGAGTAAGATAATTGCACATTTGGCAGAAGAAAATGTAGAACTTCCTTCAACAGATACGAGCGCATACTGCCAAGCTAGGGCAAGATTGCCAGAAGAATTGTTAGAAAAACTTTTCAATTATTCAGCACAAAAACTAGAAGATAAAGTAACCCAAGAACATTTATGGTGTGGTCGAAATGTAAAAGTGATAGATGGCTCGACGGTATCCATGCCTGACACTGTGGAGAATCAAAAAAAATACCCTCAGCCTAGTACCCAAAAAGAAGGTTGTGGCTTTCCAATTGCGAAAATCGGTGTAATATTCAGTTTGTTTACAGGAGCCGCAGTCGCTTTGTGCATAGACGTTTTGAACACCCATGATATTAAGTTAGCAAGGAAATTGTACCGTTTTCTTAAACCAAATGATGTACTTTTAGGTGATAGAGCATTTTGTGCCTATGCCGACATGGTTGCTATTAAAAAAATTGATTGTGATGCTGTATTTCGTAAACACCAAGCACGCACAACAACCATGCAAAAAGGTAAAATTATTGGTGATTGCGATAAATTGGTTACTTGGGATAAACCTAAAAAATGCCCAAATGGATTAAGTAAAGATGAATTTGATGCTCTACCTCCTTCTATAACTTTACGCGAAATTCACTACTATATTGATATTCCTGGTTTTCGTACTAGTAGAATTAGCTTAATTACGACTTTATTAGATCAAGAAATCTACCCTCGCTTAAAAATAGTTCGGCTTTACTATCAACGTTGGCAGATTGAACTCGATCTAAAACATGTGAAAACTACTTTGGGTATGGATATTTTACGATGTAAAACTCCTTCAATGGTACGCAAAGAAATTTATGCTTATTTACTTGCTTACAATTTACTGAGGAGTTTAATGTGGTCAGCTGGGACTACTTACAATACTCCTCCAAATCGTATATCGCTGCAAGGTACTCGTCATCATTTTATTAACTTTCTTCCTAAATTAGAAGCAGCTAACTCTAAAAAACGGCTTAGACTTTACCGCACTTTGCTTAAAATTATTGTTCACAAGGTTATTCCCGATCGCCCCGCCAGAAATGAACCACGAGCTACCAAACGTCGCCCTAAAGCTTACCCCAGATTGACCCAGCCACGCCAACAATTACGTAAACAATTGCAGACCGCTTAA
- a CDS encoding 30S ribosomal protein S21 produces the protein MTQIIVGENEHLESALRRFKREVSKAGIFQDMRKHRHFETPIEKSKRKKLALQKQGKRRFRT, from the coding sequence ATGACCCAAATAATAGTGGGTGAAAATGAACATCTTGAGTCAGCGTTACGCAGATTTAAGCGAGAAGTTTCCAAGGCGGGGATTTTTCAAGATATGAGAAAGCATCGTCACTTTGAAACGCCTATTGAAAAATCCAAGCGCAAAAAACTTGCCTTACAAAAGCAGGGTAAAAGACGTTTCCGCACTTGA
- a CDS encoding RNA-binding protein, with protein MSIYVGNLSYQVTEDDIKGIFAEYGTVTRVQLPTDRETGQLRGFGFVEMGTEASEAAAIEALDGAEWMGRDLKVNKAKPKEDRGSSGGNRGGYGGGGGRGRY; from the coding sequence ATGTCAATTTATGTAGGCAACCTCTCTTACCAAGTTACGGAAGATGATATTAAGGGTATTTTTGCAGAATACGGCACTGTAACGCGTGTTCAACTACCTACTGACCGCGAAACAGGACAACTACGTGGTTTCGGATTTGTGGAAATGGGAACTGAAGCCTCTGAAGCAGCAGCCATCGAAGCTCTAGATGGTGCTGAGTGGATGGGTCGTGACCTCAAAGTTAACAAAGCCAAACCCAAGGAAGACAGAGGTTCTTCTGGTGGGAACCGGGGAGGATACGGTGGTGGTGGTGGACGCGGACGCTACTAA
- the nagA gene encoding N-acetylglucosamine-6-phosphate deacetylase codes for MTKAIHSPITTNVDIINARVPGYKGLQMLLVNHEGIIEQILPMGTVFKRLPAPDLQVWDVAGDWISLGGVDLQINGALGLAFPELTAADSHLLTEISQFLWNVGVDGFLPTVVTTSVDNIQRSLAVIADFLPNQKASAKILGVHLEGPFLNLQKRGAHPAEYLLPLTIEEVKRVLGDYADIVKVITLAPELDATGEVIPYLRSLGITVSLGHSQATAAQAQHAFELGATMVTHAFNAMPPLHHREPGILGAAIIHPNVMCGFIADGQHVSPIMLQILLRASKGLFLVSDALAPLGLPDGVYPWDSRQIEVTNGTARLADGTLSGTTLPLLVGVQNLVEWGICDLETAILLATDAPRQAIALPGIAKSQAANLLRWHWDEGTKQLTWQRLG; via the coding sequence ATGACTAAAGCAATACACAGTCCCATCACTACGAATGTAGATATTATCAATGCGCGAGTACCTGGTTACAAAGGCTTGCAGATGCTCTTAGTTAACCATGAGGGCATAATTGAGCAAATCTTGCCAATGGGTACAGTTTTCAAGCGGCTTCCAGCACCAGATTTACAAGTATGGGATGTCGCTGGCGACTGGATTTCTTTGGGTGGAGTCGATTTGCAGATTAACGGGGCGTTGGGTTTAGCATTCCCCGAATTAACTGCCGCAGATTCTCACTTATTAACGGAAATTTCGCAATTTTTGTGGAATGTTGGAGTTGATGGATTTTTACCAACAGTGGTGACAACTTCGGTAGATAATATTCAGCGATCGCTTGCTGTAATTGCTGATTTTCTCCCCAATCAAAAAGCAAGTGCCAAAATTCTGGGGGTACATCTAGAAGGGCCATTTTTGAATTTGCAAAAGCGCGGCGCACACCCAGCAGAATATTTGCTACCTCTAACCATTGAAGAGGTGAAGCGAGTTTTGGGCGATTATGCCGATATTGTGAAAGTTATTACCTTAGCACCAGAGTTAGATGCCACTGGTGAAGTCATTCCCTATTTGCGTTCCTTGGGCATCACCGTTAGTTTAGGACATTCTCAGGCAACAGCCGCTCAAGCGCAACATGCTTTTGAACTTGGTGCAACGATGGTAACTCATGCTTTCAACGCCATGCCACCATTACATCACCGCGAACCAGGTATATTAGGGGCAGCAATTATTCATCCTAATGTCATGTGTGGTTTTATTGCCGATGGTCAACATGTTTCGCCTATAATGTTGCAAATTTTACTCCGCGCTAGCAAAGGATTGTTCCTAGTTAGCGATGCCCTTGCACCACTGGGGCTACCTGATGGGGTGTATCCTTGGGACAGTCGGCAAATTGAAGTAACAAATGGTACTGCACGATTGGCAGATGGCACTTTATCGGGGACGACTTTACCCTTATTGGTGGGAGTGCAGAATTTGGTGGAGTGGGGAATTTGTGACCTAGAAACAGCTATTTTACTTGCTACCGATGCACCCAGACAAGCGATCGCTTTACCGGGAATTGCCAAGAGCCAAGCCGCTAATTTATTGCGCTGGCATTGGGATGAAGGTACAAAACAACTAACTTGGCAGCGATTGGGCTGA
- the purE gene encoding 5-(carboxyamino)imidazole ribonucleotide mutase produces MTPLIGIIMGSDSDLPTMKDAIAVCEEFGIETEVAIVSAHRTPERMVQYAQQAHQRGIKVIIAGAGGAAHLPGMVASLTPLPVIGVPVPTRNLQGVDSLYSIVQMPAGIPVATVAIGNAKNAGLLAVQILATHQPDLLLKVQQYRQNLAESVMAKQAKLDQLGYEQYLKQL; encoded by the coding sequence ATGACTCCCCTTATCGGTATTATCATGGGCAGCGATTCAGATTTGCCCACAATGAAAGATGCGATCGCAGTTTGTGAAGAATTTGGCATCGAAACTGAAGTAGCGATCGTCTCTGCCCATCGTACTCCAGAACGCATGGTGCAGTATGCCCAACAAGCTCACCAACGCGGTATTAAGGTGATTATCGCCGGTGCGGGTGGTGCTGCCCATCTTCCGGGAATGGTAGCATCCCTAACTCCACTTCCTGTGATTGGTGTTCCTGTACCCACTCGTAACCTGCAAGGCGTTGATTCCTTGTATTCAATTGTACAGATGCCAGCAGGTATCCCAGTAGCAACGGTAGCCATAGGCAATGCTAAGAATGCTGGGCTTCTAGCAGTGCAAATTCTCGCAACTCACCAACCAGACTTATTACTAAAAGTGCAACAATATCGCCAAAATCTAGCTGAATCAGTAATGGCAAAACAAGCAAAACTAGACCAACTAGGCTATGAGCAATATTTAAAACAACTATAA